The region CATCTCGGACAGCTCCCCCGAGGTGAACGCGCTCTCCAGCTCGTCCTTCGGCTCGATCCCGAGCAGCTTGACCACGCTGTTCGCCATCCGGTTGAACAGCTCGATGAACGGCCGCATCACGGTCGTGAACACCAGGAACGGCGGGACCAGCAAGATCGCGGCGCGTTCGGGGCCCGCGATGGCCACGTTCTTCGGGACCATCTCGCCGAGCAGGATGTGCGCGACGCTGACCAGGGCCAGCGAGAGCGCGAACGCGATCGGGTGCAGGAACGCCTCGGGGATGTGGAGCAACTCGAGCGGGACCTCGACGAAGTGCGCCACCGCGGGCTCGCCGAGCCGGCCGAGCAGCAGGGACGCGATCGTGATGCCCAGCTGGGAGGCCGCGAGCATGCGGGAGATGTCCCCGCTGGCCCGCAGCACGGTGCTCGCCCCGGCGACGCCGTCGTCCGCCATCGTCTGCAGGCGGTCCTTGCGCGCGGAGATCAGCGCGAACTCCGCGGCGACGAAGAACGCGTTCGCGCCGAGCAGCAGGATCGCCGCGAGCAGGGAGAGCACGTCGCTAGCCACGGGCCGCCTCCTCCATGCGGGCGGGCGCGAGCCGCGCCAGGCGCAGCTCGGCCACGCGGTTCCGGTCCCGGCGCATCACGGTCAGCCGCCAGCCCTCGACGCTGACGTCGTCCCCGACGTCGGGGATCCGGCCGAGCCGTTCGAGCACCAGCCCGGCGAGCGTCTCGTACTCGCCCTCGGGCATCCGGAAGCCGGTGGCCTCGTCGATCTCGTCCGCGCGCAGCAGCCCGGAGACCATCCAGCTGCCTCGGCCCAGCGGCCGGACCCGGGCCTGCTCGGCCCGGTCGTGCTCGTCGCGGACGTCCCCGACGATCTCCTCGATCAGGTCCTCGAGCGTGACGATCCCGGCGGTGCCGCCGTACTCGTCCATCACCACGGCCATCTGCAGCCCGGCGCGCAGCCGGACCAGCAGGTCGTCCCCGTCGAGGGACTCCGGCACGATCTCCGCGTCCTGGACGAGCCCGCGCACCGGCGTGCCGTCCCGCTCACCCGGCGGGACCCCGAAGGCCTGCTTGACGTGCACGAGGCCCAGCACGGAGTCCGGGTCCCCGTTGTGCACGGGGAAACGGGAGAAGCCGCTGCGCCGGGAGAGGTTGAGCAGGTCCGCGACGGTGTCGTCCGCGCTCAGCGTCTCGACGCGCACGCGCGGGGTCATCAGGTCCTCCGCGACGCGGTCGGTGAACCGCAGCGAGCGGTCCAGCAGCTCGGCGGTGCCCTCGTCGAGGGTGCCCTGCTGGGCGCTGGACCGGACGAGCGAGCTGAGCTCGTGCGGGGACCGCGCGGACCGGAGCTCTTCGGCCGGCTCGACACCCAGCCGGCGGACGATGGCGTTCGCGGACGAGTTCAGCGCGTCGATCAGCCAGCGGAACGCGTGGGTGAACCCGCTCTGCAGCCAGACGACGGCGCGCGCGGTGGCCAGCGGCCGGGCGATCGCGATGTTCTTCGGCACCAGCTCGCCGAACACCATCGACAGCGTCGTGGCGATGACCAGGGACAACCCGGTGGCGACGCCGCCGGCGAGGCCCTCGGACATCCCGAGCCCGGTGAGCCCCGGGCGGATCAGCTCGGCGATCGCGGGCTCGGCGATGTAGCCGGTGGCCAGCGTGGTGACGGTGATGCCGAGCTGGCTGCCGGAGAGCTGGAAGGACAGGGTCCGGTGCGCGCGCTGCACGCTGCGGGCCCGGCGGTCCCCGACCAGGGTGACGTGCGAGTCGACCTGGCTGCGCTCCAGCGCGGTCAGCGAGAACTCGGACGCGACGGAGACCGCGGTGCCGAGGGTCAGCGCGGCGACGGCGAGGAGCCCCAGCAGGGAGAGGACGACGCTCATCGGGTCCGCTCGCGGTCGGGCGGCGACCCCGGGGGAGTGCGCGGTCGGCCGGTGGCGAGGGGGTGGACGGGGAGCCGGGTCATGCGACCCGGCCGCCTACTGCAGCCCGGCTCGGCGGGACGTGCGGAGGGCACGGGAACTCCATGGATCTCGGTCCGCCGGGAACAGCGCCCGGAGGAAGGTACGTCCGCCGAGTGTAGGGCTCGCCTCACCGGACCTGCATCCGCACGCGCGCCGCCCCGCGCGTGCGGCCTCCTCGTCGCGCGCCGGGCGGTGCGCGGCAACCAGCGGCCGGAACGGCTCGACCGTGATCTCCGGTGCGGTCCCCTCCTGCCGGGTCCGCCGGATGCAGGCCACCTCGCCGCCGGCGACCACGACGCCCGGCGGGCCGAGCGATCGCCACATCGCGGGCCGCCGCGCCCGGTCCGACACCAGGTCCTCCCGGTCCCGTCGACGGGGACGAGGTCCGCGGCCAGGTAGGGCCGCACGGCCGTCGCCGTGGTCCCGAGGAAGCCCGCGCGTCCGCGGGCGCGTCGGGCCGGGCCGGGACGGGGCTCGGCGACCATCGGCCGGGCGCCGGCCCGGAGCCGCAGGCCGCCGGCGCGACCTGCTGGCCGCAGCAGCTGCTCGCCCACGTGGTGAACGTCGCAGGGCTCGCACCACGGGGCGAGGGCCCCGGAACCCGAGCGGTCACCGCTCTGCTGAGCTCGGCCTTCCGGAGTGCGACGCCCTCCCGGAGCACCTCCGACACCGCGTCCGCCACCGTCCGGAGGGCGTCGCGCGACGCGCCGCGACCTCCGCGAGGCGTCTCCGTTGCAGGCACAGCCGGGCCGCGGCGTCGGAGACCGGTCAGATCGCCGTGACCAGGGCGGTCAGCGCCGATGTGGTGTGCAGGTGGGGTACCCCGCGGTGCGACCGGACGACCGTCAGCGCCCCGTCCGCGGTGAGGTCCGCGCCGGTCACGCGGACATCGTGCCCGGCACCCCCGACGAGAACGAGTGGCGCCGCCCACGTCCGCGCGGCCGATCGCCGCCGCCGCGTCTAGGTTGGACCACCATGTCGGTGGTTCACGACGAGCGACGGCCGCTCGGGACCGGCGCCCTCCGCGGGCGTCCGGGGCGTGCGGCTCCCGTGGTCCCGTCATGAGCGCTGCCGACGACGCTCGGAACACCGCATTTCCCGATGCCCTCGATCCCGGACCAGGTGCCGAAATGTCCGCAACGACGCAGGCCGTGCCCCTCGCGGGCGCGTTCGCGAACGGCCATCCCAAGCAGGGCAGCTCCTCGCCGTTCGTGGACTTCGACCGCGAGGCGTGGGCCAGGCTCGGCTCCGCGACCCCGCTGCCGCTCACCGCGCGGGAGCTGGAACGGATCCGCAGTCTCGGGGACGACATCGACCTCGACGAGGTGCGCGAGGTCTACCTCCCGCTGTCCCGGCTGCTGAACCTGCACGTCCAGGAGGGCGGGCGGCTCTACCGCGCCTACCGCACGTTCCTCGGTGGGAAGGCCGCGCGGACGCCGTTCGTCATCGGGATCGCGGGTTCGGTGTCCGTCGGGAAGTCGACGACGGCCCGCCTGCTGCGCCTGCTGCTCGCCCGGTGGCCCCAGCATCCCCGGGTCGAGCTGATCACCACCGACGGCTTCCTGCACCCGAACCGGGTGCTCGAGGCCCGGGGCATCATGGCGCGCAAGGGGTTCCCCGAGTCCTACGACCGCCGCGCCCTGCTCCGGTTCATCACCGAGATCAAGGCCGGCAAGGCCGAGGTCACCGCGCCGATGTACTCCCACCTGGTCTACGACATCGTCCCGGACCAGCGGCTCGTGGTGCACCGGCCGGACATCCTGATCGTCGAGGGTCTCAACGTGCTGCAGCCGGCGGCGAGCGGGAGCGCGCTGACGATCAGCGACTTCATCGACTTCTCGGTGTACGTCGACGCCGCCACGTCGGACATCCGCCGCTGGTACGTCAACCGGTTCCTCAAGCTCCGCGAGACCGCGTTCCGGGACCCGGCGTCGTACTTCCGCCGCTACGCCGCGCTGGACACCGAGGCCGCGATCCGGCATGCGGAGGGGATCTGGGCCACGATCAACGGCCCCAACCTGGAGGAGAACATCCTCCCGACGCGCAGCCGGGCGAGCCTGGTGCTCACCAAGGGCGCGGACCACGGGGTGAGCCGGATCCGGCTGCGGAAGGTCTGAGTCGGGCGTCGGCGTGCCGGTCGTGGCGGGCTGGCACGATGGGCGGATGACAGCGGAGACCGACACCCCGCGCGACACGCCGTCCCGCGGACCCGGGGCGGATCCGGGAGAACCAGGCATACCGGACGTGCCGGCAGACGAGCGGCTGACCGACGAGGCCACCCGGCTGCGGCTCGCCGTCGGCCGGCTGCACCGGCGGATCCGCATCGACGGTCGCGAGTCGGTGCCCCCCCTCCAGCTCTCCGCTCTCGCGACGATCGACCTGAACGGCCCGCTGCGGCTCTCGGACCTGGCCAGACGCGAGGCCGTCACCGCGCCCACCATGTCCCGGGTCCTGGCGGCGCTGGACGACAACGGCCTGGTGGTGCGGGCGGCGGATCCGCAGGACGCCCGCGGCGTGCTGATCACGTTGTCCGACAAGGGACGCACCGTGCTGGAGGAGATCCGCAACCACCGCACCGCGCTCGTCGCGCGCAGGCTCGCCCGCCTCGACGAGGCACAGCGGGAGGCGTTGCGGGCGGCCCTCCCGGCGATCGAGGCCCTGCTCGTGGACGAGCTCTCAGCGACCTGAGGGCCGACGGGCCACGAACCGCGCCCGCCCCGCCAGCGCGCCGGAGAGCGCCTGCGGTGCGAGAAGGGCGAGGAGCACCACCAGCGGGACCGTCCAGCTGTCGGTCAGGTCGTGCAGCGCGCCCAGCATGAACGGCCCGGAGGCGGCCAGCAGGTAGCCCATGCTCTGGGCCATGCCCGAGAGCTGGGAGGCGTGGGCGCCGTCCGGGGCACGCAGGACCATCAGGGTGAGCGCGAGGCCGAGGGTGGCACCCTGCCCGATCCCGAAGACCGCCATCGAGAAGATCTCCGCGCCCGGCAGCAGCAGGATGCCCAGCAGCCCGAGCGCGGTGAGGCCGGTCGCGGCGACGGCCACGGCGCTCTGCGCCCGCAGCCGGGCCGCGACGACCGGTGCCACCAGCGAGCCGGCGATCCCGACCCCGTTGCCCAGCGACAACAGCCAGCCCGCCGCCGCCGCATCCGCCCCCCGGGAGACGAACACGGCCGGCAGCCAGGCGGCCGTGGCGTAGAAGCAGAGCGACTGCAGGCCCATGAACGCCGTGACCTGCCACGCCAGGGCGCTGCGCCAGAGGCCGCCGGGCGAGCCGCTCTCCTGGCGCGGCCGGTGCTGCGCGCCCCACGCCTGCGGGGACCACACCAGCAGCGCGACCAGCGCGAACAGCCCCCAGGCGCCCAGCGCGCCGTGCCAGCCGAGCCCGGCCGCCCGGGCGACCGGCACCGTCAGCCCGGCCGCGAGCCCGCCGCCCGCGGTGATCGCCATCGTGTAGAGGCCGGTCATCAGCCCCGTCCGGTGCGCGAAGTCCCGCTTGATCAGCCCGGGTAGCAGCACGTTCCCGACCGCGATCGCGCCGCCGACCAGGACCGTCCCGGCGAAGAGGGCCGCCGTGGCGTCGACGATCCGGAGCGCGACGCCCAGGCACAGCACCACCAGGGCACCGAACAGGGTCCGCTCGATCCCGAACCGGGCGGCGAGCCGGGGCGCGACGGGAGCCAGCAACCCGAAACAGAGGACCGGGAGCGCGGTGAGCACGCCCGCGGCGGTCCCGGACAGGCGCTCGACGGCCCGGATCTCCTCCAGCAGCGGGGACATCGCGACGACGGCCGGCCGCAGGTTGACCGCGACCAGGACGATCGAGACCCCGATCCACCACGCCGGGGACGCGCGCCGGGTGGTGGTCTCCGGGACGACCGTGGCGGTCATCGGGGGGCCCGCTCGACCAGCGTGCGCGCCGCGGTGAGGTAGGTGTCGACGGCGGCGCGGGCGGCCGCGGGGTCCCCGGCCTCGATCGCGGCGGCGAGGGCCTCGTGGCCGGGGAAGGATCCGGGATCGTCGTCCAGCTCGTCGACCGTGCTGACCGTTCGGCGGAGGGCCTCGGTGAGCCCCGCGTAGAGGTCGACGAGTACGGCGTTGCCCGTGGCGGCGACGACGGCCTGGTGGAACGCCAGGTCCGCGGTGACGAACGCCTCCCGGTCCCCGCGCTCGAGCGCCGTCCGGCGGGCCGCGACGGCCGCGGTGATCGCGACGACGTCGGCCTCCGTCCGGACCGCCGCGGCGGTGGCGCCGGCGTCCCGCTCCAGGCTCGCGCGCACGGCCAGCACGTCCAGGGCCGTGGAGCGGCGGGCCCGGCGCAGCAGGGCGGCGCCGAGATCACTCGTGGCGCGGACGTAGGTGCCGTCGCCGCGGCGGGGCTCCAGGAGGCCGGCGTGCTCGAGGGCACGCACGGCCTCGCGGACGGTGTTGCGGCCCACCCCGAGCGCGGCGACCAGCTCCGGCTCCGGCGGGATCCGCGTCCCGACGGGCCATTCACCCGTCGCGATGCGCTCCTCGAGCTGCGCGATCACCGCGTCGCACACGCGTCCCGGGCGTACCGCGGACAGGCCAGACGTCACGTAACCTCCTCGAAACAGGAGACAACCTAACATCCCATGTTTCGTGGAGGGGTCGGATCAGGCGGGTTCCCCGTCGACCAGGACCGTGACGTCGTCGCCCCAGAAGCTGAGCAGGCCCTGCACCCGCGACGACTCGGGCAGCGCCTCGGGGTAGCTCCAGGCGACGTCCGGGACCTCGGTGCCGTCCGGCAGCGTCGCGGCCCAGTAGTGCGCCTCGCCCTTGTACGGGCAGACCGAGCGGGTGTCCGTGAGGGTGAGCGGCACCCTGACGTCGTCGGGGGCCAGGTACCAGCGGTTCTGCAGGCCGGTCTCGGAGAGCAGCATCGGGGAGGCGGACTCGGCGAGCACCGTGTCCCCGAGGCGGACCTGGACCGTGCGGCTCGACTGCCGGACGTCGACCCGGTGGTACGGGTCCGTCACGTGCCGGAAGACCTGCTCGTCCTCGTCGTACCAGGCGTCGACGGCGTCCCAGTAGAGCGCGGCGTAGCCCTTCAGCCAGGGCGCCTCCGGCTTGGGCTCCGGGTAGGACCACACGGCGTTCTCCGCGGTCCGGTCGCCGACCGTCAGTGAGTGGTAGGCGGCGTCGCCCTTGAACGGGCAGTGCGTGCTGTGGTCGGTCGGGACCAGGACGCCGTCGTCGAGGTCGTCGAAGGGGACGTAGAGGACCGGGACCAGCGCGCTCTCGTGCACCAGCACGGCGTCCCGGGTGTCGAGGATGGTGCGCCCGGCGAACTCGGCGCGGATCCGGCGCGGGAACGGCTGCATCAGCAGCTTGTGCGCGGGGCCGGTGATCTCGTAGTTGACCGTGGCGGGCGGCCGCGGGGACAGCGGGCCGTCGCTGATGGTGAGTCCCATGTCACGCCCAACCCTTGCCGCCGGTCGGCTGTTCCCGGAGGTGCGGCTCCGCCGCTCGTGCGCGGAAGTCGTCGCCCGGGCGACGATTTCCGCGCACGGGCGTGTCAGCGCAGGTCGAGGGACACGGAGTAGTCCCGGAGCCAGGTGTCGAGATCCAGGACCCGCTCCAGCTGGATCCGGGTGCCCATCGACGAGCTTCCCGTCGAGCGGGGCGTCGATCCGCTGCCGGACGGCGTCCCGGTCGATCAGCGGCGCGACCGGCGAGTCGTCCCGCCGCAGCAGCTGGGCGGCCCGCTCACGCAGCTCCTTCTCGTAGGTGTCGTCCTGCGTCGACGGGTACGGGCTCTTCACCCGCTTCACCACGGACTCCGGCAGCAGGTCCGCGGTGGCGGCGCGGAGCAGGCTCTTCTCCCGGCCGTCGAACGTCTTGTGCGCCCACGGCGTCCCGAACACGTACTCGACGAGCCGGTGGTCGCAGAACGGCACGCGCACCTCGAGCCCGACGGCCATACTCATCCGGTCCTTGCGGTCGAGCAGGTTCGGCAGGAACCGGGTGAGGTAGAGGTAGCAGATCTCCCGCATCCGGCGCTCGTGCGGATCGGCGGCGGCCGGCCCGGTCAGCTCCGGCACCTCGGCGAGCGCCTTGCGGTACTGCGCGTCGAGGTAGCCGGGCAGGTCGAGGCTCCGGTACAGCCCGTTGTCGAACAGCCCGGGATTCGCCGGGTCGTGCGCCATCATCCGGCCCGCGAGCCAGGGGAAGGTGTCCGCGGCGACCGTGTCCGCGTCGTGGAAGTCCCGGTAGCCGCCGAAGACCTCGTCCGCGGACTCACCCGAGAGCGCCACCGTCGACCGCTCCCGGACCGCCTTGAACAGCAGGTACAACGACGTGTCCATGTCCCCGATACCGGCGGGGATGTCCCGGGCGTGCAGCGCGGCGGCCCGGACCTCCGGGTCCATCAGCTGCTCGGTGGAGAGCCTGATGTCCGTGTGGTCCGTCCCCACGAACTGTGCGACCTCGCGGACGTACGGGGCGTCCGGGGTGCCGCGGACGTCGTCGGCGGTGAAGTTGTCCTCGTAGCCGGTGAAGTCGACGGAGAACGAGCGGACGGTGCCGTCCACGTGCTTCTGCGCCAGCGCGGTCAGCGCGGACGAGTCGAGGCCGCCGGAGAGCAGCGTGCAGAGCGGGACGTCCGCGATCAGCTGGCGCTTGGCGGTGTCCTCCAGGATCTCCCGGACGTTGCGGACGGTCGTCGGGACGTCGTCGGTGTGCCCGGTGTCCTCCAGCTGCCAGTACCGCTCCTCCTGCACGCCGCGGCGGGACACGCGGACGACCGCGCCGGGCGGCACCTCACGGAGGCCGGCGAACACGGCGTTCGACGGGTCGTGCACCCAGCTCAGGGCGCGGCGCAGCCCGTCGAGGTCGACGCGGCGCTCCGTCAGCGGGTTCGCCAGGATCGCCTTGGGCTCGGAGCCGAACAGCACGCCGTCCGGGGTGGGGTGGTAGTAGAGCGGCTTGACCCCGAGGCGGTCCCGGACCAGGACGAGCTCCTCGGTGCCGGGGTCCCAGATCGCGTAGGCGAACATCCCGTTCAGCCGCTGCACGGCCTTGCGCGGGTCGTCCCGGCCCCATTCCCGGTGCGCGTGCAGCACCACCTCGGTGTCGCTGTCCGTGCGGAAGCGGTGGCCGCGGCCGGCGAGCTGGCGGCGAAGCTCGCGGAAGTTGTAGGTCTCGCCGCTGTAGACGATCACCGGGGCGCGCTGCCCGGCCTCGTCCGGCAGCTCCATCGGCTGGCTCCCGCCCGGCAGGTCGATCACGGCCAGCCTGCGGTGCCCGAGCGCCGCGTGGGTGTCGACCCAGGTCCCCTCGGCGTCCGGACCTCGGCACTCCATGGTCCGGGTCATCCCGGCGAGCGTGCGTCGCGACGCGTCGTCACCCAGGTCCCGGTCGAAGCCGACCCATCCGCAGATGCCACACATACAGACCTCCTCGCTACCGTCGGTGCCGGCGCTGTAACGCCGACGTAACATGAGTGCACGACGAAACGTTGCATTACGCAACCGCGCTAGGATCGATTCATGCCCGAACGTCCTGATCAAGCGTCTTCCGGCGCCGTGACGTCACTCACCGCCGAGGCCGCTGCCCAGACCCGCCCCAGCGAGTCCCTCACCCGGCTGGAGAACGAGATCACCGTCCTCATCCGGCGCACGATGGAACGCGTGTGGTCCGGGGGCTACGGGGCGCACGAGGCGGTCGACCGCTACACGTACCCGGTACTCGCGGTGCTGGACGAGCACGGCGAGCAGTCCCTGACCGTGCTCACCGGCCGGCTCGGGGTCAGCAAGCCGACCGCCAGCCGCCAGGTCTCCCGGCTGTCCACCGCGGGCCTGGTCAAGGTGCGCCCGGACGACCGGGACTCCCGGTCGATGATCATCGCGCTGACCGCCGAGGGCGAGGCGGAGCGGGAGCTCGTGCGGAGCGCCCGGCTGAGGCCGCTGCAGAACGTCCTGGCCTCCTGGCCGGAGTCCGAGCGCGAGGCGCTGAGCACGCTGCTGGGCCGGTTCAACCACGATCTGGACGCCTACCGCGAGCGCTAGGTTCGTCCCATGACGACACCGCTGTCCTCCTTCGCCGCCGAGATCTATCTGCGCGGCCTCGGCGGCGAGACGCCCGCCCTGCCCACGGACCCCGCGGCGCTCGAGGAGGCGGCCCGCGAGGTCCTCGACGACGGCGCGTTCGGCTACCTCGCCGGCGGCGCGGGCAGCGGGGCCACGATGCGGGCCAACCGCGCGGCGTTCGACCGGGTCGGGCTGGTGCCGCGGATGCTGCGGGACGTGACCGCCAGGGACTGGTCGACGACCGTGCTCGGCACCGCGATGCCCGCGCCGCTCCTGCTCGCCCCCGTCGGCGTGATGTCGATCCTGCACGAGGGCGCCGAGCCCGCCGTCGCGCGCGCCGCCGCGTCGCTGGGCGTCCCGTCGATCCTGTCGACGGCGTCGTCGCACACGATCGAGGACGTCGCGGCCGCCGCGGGGGAGGGTCCGCGCTGGTTCCAGCTCTACTGGCCCACCGAGGACGACGTCACGGTCAGCATCCTCCAGCGGGCCCGGGCCGCCGGGTACTCGACGCTCGTCGTCACCCTGGACACCTGGACCCTGGGCTGGCGCCCGGCCGACCTGGACCAGGCCTACCTGCCGTTCATCCGCGGGGTCGGCACCGCGATCCCGTTCTCCGACCCGGCGTTCCGCGCGGGTCTGGCGAAGGCGCCCGAGGACGACCTGATGGCCGCCGTCGGCCGCTGGGTCCCGATGTTCACCGGCACGGCGCTGCGCTGGGACCGCCTCGACCTGCTCCGTGAGCACTGGGACGGGCCGATCGTGCTCAAGGGCATCCAGCACGTCGACGACGCGCTTCAGGCCGTCGACGCGGGGATGGACGGCGTCGTGGTGTCCAACCACGGCGGCCGGCAGGTGGACCGGGCCGTGGGGTCGCTGGAGATGCTGCCGCAGATCGTGCACGCGCTCGACGGCCGCGCCGCGGTGCTCTTCGACTCCGGGATCCGCTCGGGGGCCGACGTCGCCGTCGCCCTCGCCCTCGGGGCGGACGCCGTGCTCCTGGGCCGCCCGTACGCCTACGGGCTGGCGCTCGGCGGCGAGGACGGCGTCCGGCACGTCCTGCGGAGCGTGCTCGCGGAGCTGGACCTCACCCTCGCCCTGAGCGGTTTCGGCGACCTGGCGTCGCTGCGGGGGGCGAAGGACGTCCTCCGTTCGGCCTGACCTGTCGGACCGCTCTCCTCTGACATGATGGGGAGCATTCGGATCGAGGGGGCACAGGTGGAGTCGTTGGTTGCCCAGTTGCTGTCGATCCTGCACGCGTCGGTCGCCCCCGAGGTCTGCCCGGGCGGCTGGGCCTGGGCGGTCTCCGCCCTCGGCGCCCTCCTCGGCCTGGTGCCGACGGCCGGGCTCGCCCTGGTCGCGCTCGTCCGGATGCGCGTCGGATCGCGCTACGGCGGGGGCAGCGGGCTCGCCCTCGGCGGGCTGGGCCTGGCGTCCGCCGGGCTGGTCCCGCTCGCCGTCTTCGTCATCACCGGGCAGATCTTCGCCAACGCCGCCGCCGGGACCGCCACCCCCGGGATCCGGCTGCGATCGGTGCAGGTCGAGACCTGCTTCGTCGGCACCCAGAGCACCTACCTGGGACGCGGCTCGGTGATCGAGGCGTTCGGCCCGGGAGACCCGGTGCGCTTCGGCGTCGCCGCGCTCCTGCTCGGCCTGGTGCCGCTGGTGACCGCGCTGTTCGTCGCCGGGCAGGCGCGGCTGGTGCTGCGCCGCGGGCCGTCCTGGCCGTCGAAGTTCTTCTGGCTGCCGGTCCTGGGGCTCGCCGTCGCCACCGTCGGCGTCCCGGCCGGGACGGCGGAGCACCTCTGGTTCGGGATGCTGGTCGGCGCGTTCGCGGGCATGGTCGTCGCCGCGTTGATCCCGGTGCCGTCCAAGGACGCGGTGCGCCGCTCGCTGGCCCCGGCACGCCCCGATCGCCACCGCCCGACCCCGCCGCCGCCGTCGGCCCGGTCCGCCGCGCAGCCCTACGCGGGGTTCCAGGAGACGAACTCACCGACGCCGCTGAAGGACCGGCTGGCCCAGCGGTTCGCCGAGCGCCGGGCCGAGCCCCCGGTCGTCGGGGGCAGCGGCCCGAGACCGGCGCCGTGAACGGCGGGCCCGCCTCGGGTCCGGTGCACCTCGCCGCGCACCCCGGGGTGGTCCCGCAGGCACCGGCCCGGGGCCCGGTGCCCTCCCGGACGAACGTCATCCCGCCCGCCGGCCCGGCCGGGCCCGCCGGGATCCCGTTCCCGGCGAGCCCGGGCCCCGTCCACGGCGGCCCGGCCCGGTTCCGGCTGATCCGGCGGATCGGCGAGGGCGGGTTCGGCCGGGTCTGGCTGGCCCACGACGCCAGGCTCGGACACACCGTCGCGATCAAGGCCGCCCACGCCCCGGACGCGGAGACCGAGGAGCGCATCCGACGGGAGGCCGCCGCGCTCGCCGCGGTCCGCCACCCCAACTGCGTCCGGATCCACGATCTCGTCCAGGCCCGCAGCGATCCCGGGCTCGCCCAGCTCGACGGCCTGGTCATCGTCATGGAGCACGTCGATGGCGTGTCGCTCGGCCAGCTGGTCCGGGAGCAGGGCGTGCTGGACGACGTCGCGGCCGCCCGGGTCTGGTCCGGGGTCGCCGGCGCCCTCGCCGCCGCGCACCAGAAGGGTGTGCTGCACCGGGACATCAAGCCCAGCAACATCATCGTCGACCGGGCGGGACGCCCGCACCTGATCGACTTCGGGATCGCGCGGCGGACCGGGGACGCCACGATGACCATGACCGGCTTCGTCCTCGGCACGCCGGACTATCTGGCGCCCGAGGTCGCGGCGGGGAAGAAGGCGAGCCCCGAGTCCGACGCCTGGCAGCTCGCGGCGACGGTCTCCTACGCGCTCACCGGGTATCCGCCGCGGGGCGGGCACGCGGACGCGGTGTCCGGGCTGCGGGCCGCGGCGAGCGGCGCGAAGCTCACCCACCTGCCGCGCAGGACCGCGCACTTGAGCCTGCTCAAGGCCGCCCTGCGGATGCTCCCGACGAAGCGGCCGGACCTGATGTCCACCCA is a window of Pseudonocardia sp. T1-2H DNA encoding:
- a CDS encoding MarR family winged helix-turn-helix transcriptional regulator, which gives rise to MTSLTAEAAAQTRPSESLTRLENEITVLIRRTMERVWSGGYGAHEAVDRYTYPVLAVLDEHGEQSLTVLTGRLGVSKPTASRQVSRLSTAGLVKVRPDDRDSRSMIIALTAEGEAERELVRSARLRPLQNVLASWPESEREALSTLLGRFNHDLDAYRER
- a CDS encoding alpha-hydroxy-acid oxidizing protein, which produces MTTPLSSFAAEIYLRGLGGETPALPTDPAALEEAAREVLDDGAFGYLAGGAGSGATMRANRAAFDRVGLVPRMLRDVTARDWSTTVLGTAMPAPLLLAPVGVMSILHEGAEPAVARAAASLGVPSILSTASSHTIEDVAAAAGEGPRWFQLYWPTEDDVTVSILQRARAAGYSTLVVTLDTWTLGWRPADLDQAYLPFIRGVGTAIPFSDPAFRAGLAKAPEDDLMAAVGRWVPMFTGTALRWDRLDLLREHWDGPIVLKGIQHVDDALQAVDAGMDGVVVSNHGGRQVDRAVGSLEMLPQIVHALDGRAAVLFDSGIRSGADVAVALALGADAVLLGRPYAYGLALGGEDGVRHVLRSVLAELDLTLALSGFGDLASLRGAKDVLRSA
- the asnB gene encoding asparagine synthase (glutamine-hydrolyzing) translates to MCGICGWVGFDRDLGDDASRRTLAGMTRTMECRGPDAEGTWVDTHAALGHRRLAVIDLPGGSQPMELPDEAGQRAPVIVYSGETYNFRELRRQLAGRGHRFRTDSDTEVVLHAHREWGRDDPRKAVQRLNGMFAYAIWDPGTEELVLVRDRLGVKPLYYHPTPDGVLFGSEPKAILANPLTERRVDLDGLRRALSWVHDPSNAVFAGLREVPPGAVVRVSRRGVQEERYWQLEDTGHTDDVPTTVRNVREILEDTAKRQLIADVPLCTLLSGGLDSSALTALAQKHVDGTVRSFSVDFTGYEDNFTADDVRGTPDAPYVREVAQFVGTDHTDIRLSTEQLMDPEVRAAALHARDIPAGIGDMDTSLYLLFKAVRERSTVALSGESADEVFGGYRDFHDADTVAADTFPWLAGRMMAHDPANPGLFDNGLYRSLDLPGYLDAQYRKALAEVPELTGPAAADPHERRMREICYLYLTRFLPNLLDRKDRMSMAVGLEVRVPFCDHRLVEYVFGTPWAHKTFDGREKSLLRAATADLLPESVVKRVKSPYPSTQDDTYEKELRERAAQLLRRDDSPVAPLIDRDAVRQRIDAPLDGKLVDGHPDPAGAGPGSRHLAPGLLRVPRPALTRPCAEIVARATTSAHERRSRTSGNSRPAARVGRDMGLTISDGPLSPRPPATVNYEITGPAHKLLMQPFPRRIRAEFAGRTILDTRDAVLVHESALVPVLYVPFDDLDDGVLVPTDHSTHCPFKGDAAYHSLTVGDRTAENAVWSYPEPKPEAPWLKGYAALYWDAVDAWYDEDEQVFRHVTDPYHRVDVRQSSRTVQVRLGDTVLAESASPMLLSETGLQNRWYLAPDDVRVPLTLTDTRSVCPYKGEAHYWAATLPDGTEVPDVAWSYPEALPESSRVQGLLSFWGDDVTVLVDGEPA
- a CDS encoding serine/threonine-protein kinase: MNGGPASGPVHLAAHPGVVPQAPARGPVPSRTNVIPPAGPAGPAGIPFPASPGPVHGGPARFRLIRRIGEGGFGRVWLAHDARLGHTVAIKAAHAPDAETEERIRREAAALAAVRHPNCVRIHDLVQARSDPGLAQLDGLVIVMEHVDGVSLGQLVREQGVLDDVAAARVWSGVAGALAAAHQKGVLHRDIKPSNIIVDRAGRPHLIDFGIARRTGDATMTMTGFVLGTPDYLAPEVAAGKKASPESDAWQLAATVSYALTGYPPRGGHADAVSGLRAAASGAKLTHLPRRTAHLSLLKAALRMLPTKRPDLMSTHRTLDDWLRRAGVPVDGPVSPDLVRR